DNA sequence from the Candidatus Sulfuricurvum sp. RIFRC-1 genome:
CCAGTTATTGAAAGTAAGCCGTATCAAATCCTTTCAGAAGGCATTAAAGAAAAAAATGGGACAACATTGGCTTTAGGAGCAGAGTGGATTATACGTATGGAAAGTATTATATATCCATTCAATAACTGGTTGAGGATGAATGTTCTTCAAGGGTTGAATTTTGGAGCAATGCCTAGAGAGGTAGTTTCTGATAAATAATGATGTGAGATGCAAGGAGAAAGTTCTGCATGAACAAAAGTGAGTTTTTCCTATTCCTTCATTTTAAGTGTACAATATCACTATAAAATCAATACGATTGAATGAGATGAGCAAAAACGAAATTCTTGAAATACTCAAAACACTAAAGCCTCGTTATCAACAAGACGGCTTGATCCTTGTCGGATTGTTCGGCAGTTTTTCACGTGGTGAAGAGAAGAGTGATAGTGATGTCGATATTGTCTATGAGATCGAAAAAGGAAAAACTTTTTCGATGTTTAAATATCTCAAATATTTGGCTGATCTTGAGAAATATCTCAATCACAAAGTCGATTTAGTCAGAGCCGAAACGATCAAAAGCGAGTTAAAGCCTTATATTTATAAGGACATAATTTATGTCTAGGGATTGGATATAAAATAGTTTGATTCCCGAAAAATCGGGAATAGAGAGAAAATTATTGTAACGATACGGGCGGGAAATACATATGAGCTAAACTCGCCCCCTCTGCGGCGAACCGTTTGAAAAATTTATCCATCGGATCTTCTTTATTCCAGATAGGCTCAGCTACTTTAGAGAGAGCTTCTACACGCTTTTTAGCATCAAATTCAACCCCTATAGAATCAACGAGACCCACTTTTTGTGCTTGAGCGGCGGTGAAAATGTGAGCATCTGCGTACTCACTGCTTTTGTTGAGAGGGAGTCCTCGTGCGCGTGCTACATCTCCGACAAACAGTTCATAGGTTCCGCCGATTACTTTGTCGAGTTCTGCTCGCTCTTCGTCGCTCCATTTGCGATCAAAGGTACCCACCTGTTTGTAGGTTCCGGCATGGACAACTTGGGTTTTGACCCCCACTTTTTCCATCAGTTCCGAGAGATCGGCCCCTTGCATAATGACACCGATTGAGCCGATCATACTGCCCGGATTGGCGATGATTTCATTACCCCAGATAGCGGAGTAATAGCCGCCGCTTGCCATGATCCCTGCCGCGTAAACAACAGTGGGTTTAGTTTCACTAAGGCGCTTGATGGCATAAGCGATTTCAACCGAGGGGGCAACGGCTCCGCCGGGAGAGTCGATACTGAACATTACCCCTTTGATATCCTCGTTTTCACGTGCTTCATCGAGTTGTTCGACAATCGTTGTCGCATCCAAAATGGGTCCCGTAAGGGTGATTTTTTGGAGATTATGGGGGGTTATCCCCTCATCTCCTGAGGGGAGAATGAGCCATAGGACAAACAAAACCAAAACGGTCGCTTTAAAATGTCCTTGGATAAATCGCAGACCCGTTGCGAGACACGAGCCGATTTTTTTGATAATTTCCATCATTGTATTTTCTCCCCTTGGATATAGACCGATTCGATGACGCGAGGCTGATTGATGAGATGAATCGGTAATTGCTCATTGATAGGATAGTTTATCCGCATAACAAGAAAATCAGCATCGTAATCAGACATGATTTTACCACAATTGAGACGCAATGCTTCCGCCGCATAGGAGGTGACCCCCAGCCATAGCTGATGTGCCAAGGTGAGAAGATCATCTTTCGGATGGATAAAAAGGGCTATTTTCATCTCTTCGAACAGATCAAGGGTATAGTTGGAGCTCAGACCGTCGGTTCCGCAGACAAAGCGGATGTTTTGATCGGATAGAGATTTCAGATCGAGTACGCCGTTTCCGAGGAGTCGGTTGGAAATGGGGCAATGGATGATGGAATGATTCCCCTCGGAGATGGCGGATAACTCTTTATCTGAGGCTTGGATAGCATGGGTAAAGAGGGTAGGTGTGTCACGAAAATAACTCAAAAATTCCTCAGCCGTATTGGCGGCTTGGGTTTGTTTGAGAAAATTTTGGAAAAATGGTGCAAACGCTCCGCTGTTAGAATCGAGCCATTCACGCTCGGCTGGGCTTTCCATAAAATGTGCCGTAACCCGCAGGTTTTTTTCACGAGCATATTTGAGCGCTTTTTGGATCAAAATCCGATGGACGGAGTAGGGGGAGTGGATGGCAACAGAGGGATAAAATCCTTCTCTCATACTCTCTTGGGAAGTAAACAGGCGCTCTTGAAAATTGGCATAGAGTGCATCCGCCATCATGGGATCGGAGCCGATGAGCTCGTTGAAAAAGACCACTTTTTGAGGGGCTTTAACACACGGTTCCAAATCAAAACCGTACGAACTCACCGCACCGAATGCCGTAATGCCGTTGGAGAGCATCATTTCGATAGCTTTGGATGTACATTCATCATCACACTCGTTGATTAGTTCATCACGCGCGGCGATAACGCTGGAGAGCCATGGCATAAACTCTCCGTACTTTAGGGTAGATCGGTTGGCGCTGAACTCTAGATGTACGTGCGAATTGATGAGTCCGGGAACAAGAATCGATCCCTCTCCCAACTCTGTACATTGTGCGCCGTAACGTGAACGTAAATCGTCGCTAGGGGCGACTTCTACAATAGTTTTATTAAATACGATACCGTGATCTCGGAGAATCGTTCCGTCGGAAAAAAGTGCGTCAGAGAGGAAAATTTGCACAAGAGCTCTTTCATTCTAATTTTTTATAAAAATAAAGTATACCTAACGGATGAGAAATCTCCCTTTAGAGGGATGGAACGCGCATAAGATTTAAGCGATTTAGTTCCTTATAATATAGAACCCCTTATAATCTATCCCTAAAACAGAAATCAAGGTTTAATCAATGAAAATAGTCGTTATCCAAGGGCCAAACCTCAATATGCTCGGTGTACGTGAACAACAAGTATACGGACCGATGCGTTTAGAGCAAATCCATGCACAGATGAAAGAGGTCGCAACTCAAAACGGTGTAGAGATCGAGTTTTATCAAAGCAATTTAGAGGGTGAAATTGTTGACCGTATCCAAGAGTGTTACGGTGATGCGGATGGGATTATTATTAACCCGGCTGCTTACACGCATAC
Encoded proteins:
- a CDS encoding aminofutalosine deaminase family hydrolase translates to MQIFLSDALFSDGTILRDHGIVFNKTIVEVAPSDDLRSRYGAQCTELGEGSILVPGLINSHVHLEFSANRSTLKYGEFMPWLSSVIAARDELINECDDECTSKAIEMMLSNGITAFGAVSSYGFDLEPCVKAPQKVVFFNELIGSDPMMADALYANFQERLFTSQESMREGFYPSVAIHSPYSVHRILIQKALKYAREKNLRVTAHFMESPAEREWLDSNSGAFAPFFQNFLKQTQAANTAEEFLSYFRDTPTLFTHAIQASDKELSAISEGNHSIIHCPISNRLLGNGVLDLKSLSDQNIRFVCGTDGLSSNYTLDLFEEMKIALFIHPKDDLLTLAHQLWLGVTSYAAEALRLNCGKIMSDYDADFLVMRINYPINEQLPIHLINQPRVIESVYIQGEKIQ
- the aroQ gene encoding type II 3-dehydroquinate dehydratase; its protein translation is MKIVVIQGPNLNMLGVREQQVYGPMRLEQIHAQMKEVATQNGVEIEFYQSNLEGEIVDRIQECYGDADGIIINPAAYTHTSIAIRDAISAVNLPTIEVHISNIYRREEFRQKSMTAPVCTSSVIGFGPFGYHLAMVGMMQILSEINAMRQAQQGTVEE
- a CDS encoding nucleotidyltransferase domain-containing protein; its protein translation is MSKNEILEILKTLKPRYQQDGLILVGLFGSFSRGEEKSDSDVDIVYEIEKGKTFSMFKYLKYLADLEKYLNHKVDLVRAETIKSELKPYIYKDIIYV
- the sppA gene encoding signal peptide peptidase SppA — protein: MMEIIKKIGSCLATGLRFIQGHFKATVLVLFVLWLILPSGDEGITPHNLQKITLTGPILDATTIVEQLDEARENEDIKGVMFSIDSPGGAVAPSVEIAYAIKRLSETKPTVVYAAGIMASGGYYSAIWGNEIIANPGSMIGSIGVIMQGADLSELMEKVGVKTQVVHAGTYKQVGTFDRKWSDEERAELDKVIGGTYELFVGDVARARGLPLNKSSEYADAHIFTAAQAQKVGLVDSIGVEFDAKKRVEALSKVAEPIWNKEDPMDKFFKRFAAEGASLAHMYFPPVSLQ